DNA sequence from the Bradyrhizobium sp. CIAT3101 genome:
GCATCGTTGCTGCAGGAGCGGTCTTGCTGATGGGAGATTGGGCCTGGTCGCTTCCGGCAGCACTGGCGGGAATAGCGGTTGCGTTGGATTAATAGCGCTCGGCATCAAGTCTATCCGACGCCCCTCACATCTTGCCACGTACGCGAAGCACGCAAAAATCGAAGTTCGTCGAAAATCGCGCAAATCCTTGTACGTGGGCGTCAAACCCACGATTTCAAAGAACTGCAACGCCTATTGATCACTCGCCCGTGGACACAAAGGGCTCGAATCAAGCGACCTTTTTTCAACCGCTTGAATCGCTCGATCCGGAATGGAGCCGGATCGACGCAAGCCGTCGATCCCGTCACCAGGTCGGCCATCAACGCGCCGGCGCCCGGGCCGATACCGAACCCGTGACCGGAGAAACCTGTGGCGAGATAGAAGCCGGGAACGGAGCCGACCTGCGCCATGACAGGAACGGCATCCGGCGTAACGTCCATCAAGCCGGCCCACACCTTTGTTATCTTGGCGTCGCCGAACGCCGGGAACGCCTCGCGCAGATGGCGAACGCCGCCTCGAACGAATCGCCACGACGGATCGGGATCGAGAATGCGGACCTGTTCGAAAGGCGTAACTTCGTCGCTCTGCCAGCTTCGCGCTATCGACAGCTCGCGAAAAAACTGACCGCTGATGCGAAGTGTCAGCTCGTTCCAGCTCTTGATGAGCGTCGGTGTATAGTCGCAGAACAAACGAAAGCTATCCGGCGTGATCGGCGCAACATTTGCGTTGCGCTGAGCGACGGTGAACCCGCCGTCCAGACGGCGACGGAAAGCGAAGTTGCCCGCACCAACTGCGAAATCCGGAACGCCCTCGACGGAGGACAGGCGGACGACGCTGCCGAGGATCTTCAGGACCGGAAGATCGATGCCCATATTGCCAGCGAACAAGCGGGACCAGGCTCCTCCCGCCAGAACCACGGAAGAGCAGCGGATCTCACCGCGCTCGGTCACACAGCCGCTCACCCGGCCGGCCGATCGCTCGATGGAGCGGACCGCGCAATTGGTGAGGATTTGCGCGCCTTTGGCGGCCGCGGCCCGCGCCATCGCCGGGACTGCGATAAAGGGCTCCGCCTTGCCGTCGCTCGGCGTGTGCAACGCGGCGCGGAACGGCTTCGCCGCTCCGGGAATGAGCGTCTTCAGCGCCTCGCCGCTGACGAGGCGGGAATCGAGACCCAACGGGGCGGCATGCTTGAGCCACTCCTCGTACGTCGCGACATCGGCATCGGTGTCGCAGAGGTAGGCGATGCCCGTCTGCCGAAAGCCCGTTTCGCCGGCGATGCGCGCGTTCATGCCACGCCAGAGCCGGAGACTTTCGATGGCAAGCGGCAACTCGGCCGGATCGCGCCCCATCTGGCGGACCCAGCCCCAGTTTCGCGACGACTGCTCCGCTCCGATCAAACCCTTTTCACACAAGGCGACGCTGACGCCGCGCTCGGCCAGCGAGAGCGCCGTCGAGACGCCGATGATGCCTCCGCCGATGACGACGACGTCCACCTTCGCGGGTAGCTCCTGCGGCGTGACGACGAGATCGGGAATTATTCTGGACAAATTGTCCTCCTTCAGGCGTTCGTCGCCGTATCCTCTTCCGGGCCGACCGGAATAGCGGGCTGCTCCAATTCAGCCTCCCGGACGATCGAGGAAATCGCGCAGGCGATACCAGCCTGCAAAGAGCGGCAGGAACCACGGCCTGCCCGCATAGAAGGGCACGGCGGTGAATGTGTCCCGATCAAAGGCTGACGGCATGTTCTGCTCGCCAAGAATTTTCCGCGCCGTCTGATAGCCGAGATAGGTCATCAGCGCGACGCCGTTGCCGTTGCAGCCGGCTGCGAAGTCCGTGCCGTCGCGCGCCCCAAGATGCGCGAGCTTGTCGACCGTCATCGCCACACGCCCGCTCCACGCATGCGTGATCTTCACGCCCGCAAGTTGCGGCCAGATGGTCAACATGCGCATGTAGAGCCGCTTGGCGGCAAGCTTGTCCGGCATGTCGAAGATGCCCGGGCGCGAACCGAACAGAAGTCGCGTCCCGTCGGGCGACGGCCTTGTATAGATCAGGTCACGACGCGTATCGGACACCATTCGGGCGCGCGGAATCAGCTCGGCCAGCAGATCGGCCGGCAGCGGCTCGGTAGCGATCTGATAGCTCTTGACCGGCACGATGCGGCTGGCGAGCCCCGGCGTCGCATCCGCTCCGGTATAGCCGTTGGTGGTTGCGACGACGTGCGCAGCCCGGATGCTACCCCGCGCGGTCGGCACGATCTTCTCCCCGCCCGCTCCGTCCTGCACCATGCCCGCACGCGCATGCGAACGCAGCACGACGCCGGCGGCGCGCGCCCTGTCGCGCAGCGCCTTGTGATACTTGCCCGGGTGCAGACCGCCATATTGGTCGATCACCATGCCACCGTGATAATAGTCCGAACCGATTGCGGCCCGCTGATGCGCGCGATCGAGAAAATGCACTGTGACGCCGGTCTTTTCCGCCAGAAGCGCGCCATGCCGCTTCAGGGTTTCGTAGTTGCCCGCCGCGTGAGCGCCGAAAAAACGTCCAGTGAGCGCGAGGCCGGCATCCAGCTTCTCCGTCTCGACGAGCATCTTCAGATAGTCGAAGCTCTCATTGCTTTCGCCGATCAGGCGCGAGAACAGCACGGGGTCGATCCCCTTGATCGCGCCACTCACCACCAGCTTCTGACCGCTCGACACCATGCCGCCCGACCGCGTCGAGGCGCCCTCCCCGATCCGGTCGCCGTCAATGACGACGACCGAGCGCCCGGCGCGCGCCAGATGAGTCGCCGCGTTCAGCCCCGCATAGCCCGAGCCGATGACCACGACATCGGCGCGTTCCGGCAAGGGATCGAGATCGGTTTCCGGTTCGGCAGCCTCCCACCAGTAAGGCGCCTCCTTGAAGTCCTTGGCATAGATATCGTCAAAACGGGGCATGATGGATCGAGCCTTTCCGGCTTGTCTTTCTTTGAACGTGGGACGGCACGATCAGAGAACCTGACCGAGGAATTCGCGCGTGCGCGGATCTTGCGGATTGTCAAAGAGCTCTGCAGGCGGAGCGCTCTCCACGATCAGGCCATGATCGGTGAAGCAGACACGCTGCGAGACCTCCCGGGCAAACTTCATCTCGTGCGTCACCAGGATGCAGGTAAGACCTTCCTCCACCAGCTCGCGGATGGCGAAGAGCACGTCCTTCACCGTTTCAGGGTCCAGCGCCGCCGTCACCTCGTCGAACAGGATCACCTCCGGCTGCATCGCGAGCGCGCGCGATCGCCACGCGCTGCTGCTGCCCGCCGGAAAGTTGCCCCGGAAAGCTGTCGGCCTTCTCGGAGAGCCGCACCTTCTTCAGGAGCTTACGGGCGCGCTCCTCGACTTCGGCGCGGTCGTGTCCGAGCACCTGGATGGGCGCCATCATGATGTTTTGCAGCGCCGTGCGATGCGGAAACAGGTTGTATTGCTGGAACACCATCGCGACCTGATGGCGCAACGGCCGCATCGCCTTGTCGGACTTCAGTTCGTGCACGCGATGCGCACCGACGCGAATGAAGCCTTCGTCGATGGGAAACAGGCCGTTGATGCAGCGCAGGATGGTGGACTTGCCCGATCCGGAGGGACCGATGATGCAGACGGCCTCGCCTTTCTGCACGGACATCGAGATGCCCTTGAGAACCTCGAAGTCGCCGAAGGACTTGCGGACGTTGTCGAGCTCGATCAGCGCTTCGGTGCGGCTCACAGGCTGTCTCCCTTCACGGCACGTTCGAGCCGGCGCGCAATGGCCGCGATCGGATAGCAGTAGGCGATGAACAGGAAGAGGATGGTCAGGTAGAAATAGACGATCACCCGCTCATTCTCCATGGCGAGCAAGGTGTTGAGGATCGTCAGGACGTCCTGGATGCCGGTGACGGTCGCGAGCGCGGTCGCAATCATCAATAGGGCGTAGAGATTCATCCAGCCCGGGATCATGCGGCGCATCGCCTGCGGCATGATCACGTGGCGATAGATCTGGAAAGTGTTGTAGCCGAGCGAACGTGCCGCCTCCCATTGCCCGCTGTGAACGGACTGGACCGCGCCGCGGATGACCTCGGAGAAATTCGCTGCCGTCGGCAAAGCGAGGCCAATCACGGCTTTCACGAATGGCGGGAATGGAATGGTCGCGCCGAAGACGCGTACTTCGAAAGGCAGGAAATAGAGCGTTGCAAAGAGCAGAACGAGCCAGGGTGAATTGCGCAGGAAGTTCACCAGCAGAAGAGACGGAACTCGGATCAATCCGACCCGCGCAAGCGTCCCAAGACCCATGATCGTGCCGAGCGCGGTCGCCAGTGCCATGGAAGCGATCGAGAGGAGAATATTGAGGACAAAGCCGCCGGTGACCGGCCAACCGCTTGCTGAGCCGGTCAGAAGCAGCGGAAGCCGCACCAGCACTCGGGTCCAGTACGCCGAGCCGCCCGTCGCGGCATCGACAGCGATCCAGACCGCCACGCCAAGAGCGATCAGCAACTGG
Encoded proteins:
- a CDS encoding FAD-binding oxidoreductase, with the translated sequence MSRIIPDLVVTPQELPAKVDVVVIGGGIIGVSTALSLAERGVSVALCEKGLIGAEQSSRNWGWVRQMGRDPAELPLAIESLRLWRGMNARIAGETGFRQTGIAYLCDTDADVATYEEWLKHAAPLGLDSRLVSGEALKTLIPGAAKPFRAALHTPSDGKAEPFIAVPAMARAAAAKGAQILTNCAVRSIERSAGRVSGCVTERGEIRCSSVVLAGGAWSRLFAGNMGIDLPVLKILGSVVRLSSVEGVPDFAVGAGNFAFRRRLDGGFTVAQRNANVAPITPDSFRLFCDYTPTLIKSWNELTLRISGQFFRELSIARSWQSDEVTPFEQVRILDPDPSWRFVRGGVRHLREAFPAFGDAKITKVWAGLMDVTPDAVPVMAQVGSVPGFYLATGFSGHGFGIGPGAGALMADLVTGSTACVDPAPFRIERFKRLKKGRLIRALCVHGRVINRRCSSLKSWV
- a CDS encoding FAD-binding oxidoreductase; protein product: MPRFDDIYAKDFKEAPYWWEAAEPETDLDPLPERADVVVIGSGYAGLNAATHLARAGRSVVVIDGDRIGEGASTRSGGMVSSGQKLVVSGAIKGIDPVLFSRLIGESNESFDYLKMLVETEKLDAGLALTGRFFGAHAAGNYETLKRHGALLAEKTGVTVHFLDRAHQRAAIGSDYYHGGMVIDQYGGLHPGKYHKALRDRARAAGVVLRSHARAGMVQDGAGGEKIVPTARGSIRAAHVVATTNGYTGADATPGLASRIVPVKSYQIATEPLPADLLAELIPRARMVSDTRRDLIYTRPSPDGTRLLFGSRPGIFDMPDKLAAKRLYMRMLTIWPQLAGVKITHAWSGRVAMTVDKLAHLGARDGTDFAAGCNGNGVALMTYLGYQTARKILGEQNMPSAFDRDTFTAVPFYAGRPWFLPLFAGWYRLRDFLDRPGG
- a CDS encoding amino acid ABC transporter permease, whose amino-acid sequence is MTGFVLHYEDKKRAVQLLIALGVAVWIAVDAATGGSAYWTRVLVRLPLLLTGSASGWPVTGGFVLNILLSIASMALATALGTIMGLGTLARVGLIRVPSLLLVNFLRNSPWLVLLFATLYFLPFEVRVFGATIPFPPFVKAVIGLALPTAANFSEVIRGAVQSVHSGQWEAARSLGYNTFQIYRHVIMPQAMRRMIPGWMNLYALLMIATALATVTGIQDVLTILNTLLAMENERVIVYFYLTILFLFIAYCYPIAAIARRLERAVKGDSL